A single Arcanobacterium canis DNA region contains:
- a CDS encoding hemolysin family protein — MLSSLVVNILFVLLFTLIGAMFSASEMALVTLRDTQIESMALTSKSGAKIKKLTDDSNRFLSAVQVGVTLAGFFSASFGASTIAPEISPLFVGWGMGESGAATTAFIVVTIVISYISIILGELVPKRLAMQSAETFAKLVAYPLTAITALLSPVIWFLGLSVNVVLRLMGRDPENKREEMDAEELRSYVAGYEAIPATERDMVVDLLSVGERTVEEIMTPRTEVDFIDADLPIDEAQLMVNELDHSRYPVRDNQNDDEVIGFIHIRDLLVPEPQVKRVRDIVRLVQFFPEGKPVLTALTEMRAQNSHLAIVIDEYGGTDGIITLEDVVEEFVGEIQDEYDSEADIDYSAESGGEVSGLLSRADVEKVLERELPDGPFDTLAGYIVDELGRMPQKGDEVMFGSLLLKVALMDGRRIDRITVIPQLLADEPGTAE, encoded by the coding sequence ATGTTGAGTTCGCTCGTCGTCAACATTTTGTTCGTCCTGCTGTTCACACTCATTGGAGCAATGTTCTCTGCGTCGGAAATGGCTCTTGTTACCCTGCGAGATACGCAGATTGAGTCGATGGCTCTGACATCAAAATCTGGTGCAAAAATCAAAAAGCTGACCGATGATTCGAATCGTTTTCTCTCAGCAGTCCAGGTGGGCGTCACCCTCGCGGGATTTTTCTCGGCGTCGTTTGGAGCCTCGACTATTGCTCCGGAAATTTCCCCGCTCTTCGTCGGCTGGGGAATGGGGGAAAGTGGCGCGGCAACGACAGCGTTTATTGTTGTGACCATCGTGATTTCCTATATCTCGATTATCCTCGGTGAACTTGTGCCCAAGCGCCTGGCGATGCAGAGTGCAGAAACATTTGCAAAACTTGTAGCTTACCCTCTCACCGCCATCACCGCGCTGCTCTCTCCCGTGATTTGGTTCCTCGGCCTATCGGTCAATGTTGTTCTGCGCCTGATGGGACGCGATCCGGAAAACAAACGTGAAGAAATGGACGCTGAGGAATTGCGTTCTTATGTGGCCGGCTACGAGGCAATTCCAGCAACTGAACGTGATATGGTTGTTGACCTGCTTTCAGTGGGCGAGCGAACCGTTGAAGAGATCATGACTCCGCGTACAGAAGTTGATTTCATCGACGCAGACTTACCGATTGATGAAGCGCAGCTGATGGTCAACGAGCTCGATCACTCGCGGTACCCGGTTCGAGATAATCAAAATGACGATGAAGTAATCGGATTCATCCACATCCGTGATCTCCTCGTCCCTGAACCACAAGTGAAGCGTGTGCGAGATATCGTCCGCCTTGTCCAGTTCTTCCCCGAGGGGAAACCTGTTTTGACTGCGTTGACTGAGATGCGTGCCCAAAATTCGCACCTTGCCATCGTGATCGACGAATACGGCGGAACCGATGGAATCATCACTCTTGAAGACGTTGTCGAAGAGTTCGTGGGAGAAATCCAGGACGAATACGATTCTGAAGCGGATATTGATTATTCTGCGGAGTCTGGAGGCGAGGTCTCAGGTTTGCTCTCACGCGCTGATGTCGAAAAAGTTCTTGAACGTGAACTCCCCGATGGTCCATTTGATACTCTTGCTGGTTACATCGTTGATGAGCTGGGTCGAATGCCGCAGAAGGGAGATGAGGTGATGTTCGGATCGCTTCTGCTCAAGGTAGCATTGATGGACGGACGCCGCATTGATCGAATTACAGTTATTCCGCAGTTGTTGGCCGACGAGCCAGGGACTGCTGAGTAG
- a CDS encoding acetyl/propionyl/methylcrotonyl-CoA carboxylase subunit alpha yields the protein MKIFVANRSEIAERVIRTAHDLGHTVAVGYSDSDREARFVRMADEAFALGGTSTAETYMNITKLVELATRVGADAVHPGYGFLSEVAAFAAAVEEAGIIWIGPSSQVLAALGDKISARQIAQRANVSPVPGISHSIRSREEVENFISDYGFPVVIKKADGGGGHGISIIRSVDDVEMFFTVNGHNLDAFFIEKFLERAHHIETQSMRDSDGKFSVVSTRDCSVQRRNQKLIEEAPAPGLSEDVVAELERASRALFESVDYRGVGTCEFLVEDGHVYFMEVNPRLQVEHTVSEEVTGVDLVEQQILIAQGQPSADVGPARAHSIEFRINAENPSLGMRPAYGKIRHLVWPLGHGVRIESGVCEGDVVTADFDPMLAKLIVTGPTREAAIARSKRALAELVLDGVANGVQLYRDLLNDDAFVSNNFSTRWFESTFLPRWMESHPSAPEDIMPETPTERRETFTIEIDGKRVTLTLPQAMFGGAARAQSPSQPRRRRSSSPARRAVLGETTNGQVASPMQAIVVRVLVNEGDEVTEGDLLVVLESMKMESYVRAPHNGVVESVTVSDGQTVSAGEILVKIG from the coding sequence ATGAAAATTTTTGTGGCGAATAGGTCCGAAATCGCAGAACGTGTGATCCGTACCGCCCACGATCTCGGTCACACGGTTGCAGTGGGCTATTCCGACTCTGATCGTGAGGCTCGTTTTGTTCGCATGGCCGACGAAGCCTTCGCTCTCGGGGGCACCTCGACGGCCGAGACGTACATGAATATTACGAAGCTTGTCGAGTTGGCCACGCGAGTAGGCGCCGACGCCGTTCATCCGGGGTACGGCTTCCTTTCAGAGGTGGCGGCGTTTGCAGCTGCGGTTGAGGAAGCGGGCATCATCTGGATTGGTCCTTCCTCACAAGTCTTAGCAGCTCTTGGCGATAAGATCTCGGCCCGCCAAATCGCACAGCGTGCCAATGTGTCGCCTGTCCCAGGGATCTCCCATTCGATCCGTTCCCGTGAAGAGGTCGAGAATTTCATCTCCGATTACGGTTTCCCCGTCGTCATCAAGAAAGCCGACGGTGGCGGCGGGCACGGTATTAGTATCATTCGTTCAGTGGACGATGTGGAGATGTTCTTCACTGTCAACGGACACAATCTTGACGCGTTTTTCATTGAGAAATTCCTTGAGCGAGCACACCACATTGAGACTCAGTCGATGCGTGATTCAGACGGAAAATTTTCCGTCGTCTCCACTCGTGATTGCTCGGTGCAACGCCGTAACCAGAAACTGATTGAGGAAGCACCAGCTCCGGGGCTATCTGAGGATGTTGTCGCTGAGCTTGAGCGAGCTTCGCGCGCACTTTTCGAATCGGTCGATTACCGCGGCGTGGGTACATGTGAATTCCTCGTGGAAGATGGACATGTGTATTTCATGGAAGTCAATCCGCGCCTTCAGGTGGAACACACAGTGTCCGAAGAAGTCACTGGCGTCGATCTCGTTGAACAGCAAATCCTCATCGCTCAAGGTCAACCGAGCGCCGACGTCGGGCCAGCTCGTGCGCACTCGATTGAGTTCCGCATTAACGCTGAAAACCCGTCTCTTGGGATGCGACCTGCCTACGGCAAGATCCGTCACCTGGTGTGGCCACTCGGCCACGGCGTTCGTATTGAGTCGGGTGTCTGTGAGGGTGACGTCGTCACAGCCGATTTTGACCCGATGCTCGCCAAACTGATCGTTACTGGCCCCACACGCGAGGCAGCGATTGCACGTTCGAAGCGCGCACTTGCTGAATTGGTCCTCGATGGTGTGGCAAACGGTGTCCAGCTCTATCGCGATCTTCTCAACGATGATGCGTTCGTCTCGAACAACTTCTCTACTCGGTGGTTCGAGTCAACATTCCTGCCTCGGTGGATGGAATCGCACCCATCGGCGCCGGAAGACATCATGCCTGAGACGCCCACCGAGCGCCGTGAAACCTTCACAATCGAAATCGACGGTAAACGCGTCACTCTTACTCTGCCGCAAGCGATGTTCGGGGGTGCTGCTCGCGCACAGTCGCCGTCCCAACCGCGTCGGCGTCGTTCCTCGTCACCTGCGCGTCGTGCCGTCCTGGGAGAGACGACGAACGGTCAGGTGGCGTCGCCAATGCAGGCAATCGTTGTGCGCGTTCTCGTCAACGAAGGCGACGAGGTTACCGAAGGAGACCTGCTTGTTGTCCTCGAATCCATGAAAATGGAAAGTTACGTGCGCGCCCCTCACAACGGTGTGGTCGAATCCGTGACGGTCTCCGATGGCCAAACAGTGTCCGCTGGCGAGATCCTGGTCAAGATTGGATAA
- a CDS encoding biotin--[acetyl-CoA-carboxylase] ligase encodes MAYERVHNSLTSQQALAQLYTPLTGSTQDDARAWYEDDNIPSFTVLSAGHQTAGRGRVGRVWEDRPDSGVLSTLVLTIPDTAANRAEIGWLTLMVALAARSAVQTAGGASAIAQIKWPNDIVINREACRDAHRHFKIGGILGELLGVRDGVITCAIGIGINVDQGIGDVPPLATSMRLAFGPQATGSADRILADILARLQTMLPVWIGGGEVRNELLRAELVDHSADIGHALTVNLAGGEEISGYARTIRIDGSLQLDTPSGPVAITPADVSMFAAEDWEQK; translated from the coding sequence ATGGCATACGAGCGTGTCCACAACTCGTTGACGTCCCAACAGGCGCTCGCGCAGTTGTATACGCCTCTGACCGGCTCCACCCAAGATGATGCACGCGCGTGGTACGAAGATGACAACATCCCGTCCTTTACAGTGCTGTCTGCTGGGCATCAAACTGCAGGTCGCGGACGTGTTGGGCGTGTGTGGGAAGACCGCCCTGATAGCGGGGTACTTTCCACACTCGTGCTGACCATTCCCGATACTGCTGCAAACCGCGCAGAGATTGGCTGGCTCACCCTCATGGTTGCGCTCGCTGCACGCAGTGCAGTGCAAACTGCAGGAGGCGCAAGTGCGATCGCACAGATCAAGTGGCCAAACGATATCGTCATCAACCGTGAAGCCTGCAGGGATGCACACCGCCATTTCAAAATTGGTGGCATCTTGGGTGAGCTTCTTGGTGTGCGTGACGGTGTGATCACTTGCGCAATCGGTATTGGTATCAACGTTGACCAGGGGATTGGGGACGTTCCTCCGCTCGCCACGTCGATGCGTCTGGCTTTCGGCCCCCAGGCGACAGGAAGCGCTGATCGTATCTTGGCTGACATTCTTGCTCGATTGCAGACGATGTTGCCGGTATGGATTGGCGGTGGGGAAGTGCGAAACGAATTATTGCGCGCTGAACTCGTTGACCACAGTGCAGACATCGGTCATGCCCTAACGGTGAATCTTGCCGGTGGCGAAGAAATCTCTGGCTACGCTCGCACCATCAGGATTGACGGCTCACTTCAACTCGATACTCCCTCCGGACCAGTAGCAATTACTCCCGCGGACGTTTCGATGTTCGCGGCTGAAGATTGGGAACAGAAATGA
- a CDS encoding alpha-amylase family glycosyl hydrolase, whose translation MKKSLAVVAAVTCVLAACSGGTKLSAGDQTIMIDGVSYLVHLAAPAHIEVKDGQLVTPDIGHGAPRATAPYQSPAGNEQFYFVMTDRFANADPSNDRGGVSGDKNQTGFDPTDMGYYLGGDIAGLEKNLDYIKGLGTTAIWITPPFKNKPVQGNTASYHGYWIQDFTSIDPHYGTKQEMKHFIDTAHSKGMKVYFDIITNHTADIISYKEKDTTYVPLQVSPYKDANGNVIDVPKLAGKTFPRLDPNHSFPYTPQAKEKKIPDWLNDVTLYHNRGNSTFEGESSTMGDFGGLDDLMTENPKVVQGMVDIYTEWMKLGIDGFRIDTVKHVNFEFWKEFTEKIAKVGGEKFFSFGEVYETQPATLAAYPRKTAMNSVLDFAFQAAVTSWAKGGPASRLSSLFQDDALYTTAHSSAGDLPTFLGNHDMGRAAQMVGQDPKAFNLAYTLMFLTRGQPVVYYGDEQGFVGAGKDKVARQPLFATQVEGYRSQKLLDGSDFGAGAHMSTGTAQYKLISTLGQLRRENPALSDGAQFEQLDDAGVYAFSRLDPREGIEYLVIVNNAEATSVTVPTLTSGEFSRVWALGDAPASVNASDKGADVKVPEKGAVVYKAQAKVPVATGAPVLTTADDGKTVTLKATLKGGVAPVSFAWRAVGTDQWHSLGSAYTPGATVIHDISDEKENLVVEYRATNGTDGTSVIHILGGPDQQ comes from the coding sequence ATGAAGAAGTCCCTCGCCGTCGTCGCCGCTGTCACCTGTGTGCTCGCGGCATGTTCTGGCGGAACGAAACTTTCAGCGGGAGATCAAACAATTATGATCGACGGTGTGAGCTACCTCGTTCATCTGGCAGCACCCGCTCACATCGAAGTCAAAGATGGCCAACTCGTTACCCCGGATATTGGCCACGGTGCCCCGAGAGCCACTGCACCGTATCAATCTCCGGCAGGAAATGAGCAGTTTTACTTCGTCATGACTGATCGATTCGCTAACGCAGACCCGTCCAACGATCGCGGGGGTGTTTCAGGCGATAAAAATCAGACGGGCTTTGATCCAACCGACATGGGATACTACCTTGGTGGTGATATCGCAGGACTTGAGAAAAACCTGGACTATATTAAGGGGCTTGGGACCACGGCGATCTGGATCACTCCTCCGTTTAAAAATAAGCCAGTTCAAGGTAATACGGCTTCTTACCATGGCTATTGGATCCAGGACTTTACCTCCATTGATCCTCACTATGGGACAAAGCAGGAGATGAAACATTTCATTGACACTGCGCATTCGAAGGGCATGAAGGTTTACTTCGATATCATCACCAATCACACCGCCGACATTATTTCCTATAAGGAAAAGGACACTACCTACGTCCCGCTTCAGGTGTCTCCTTATAAAGATGCCAATGGCAACGTGATTGATGTGCCGAAACTTGCAGGCAAAACCTTCCCTCGCCTCGATCCGAACCACTCCTTCCCTTACACACCACAGGCCAAGGAAAAGAAAATCCCCGATTGGCTCAACGATGTGACCTTGTATCACAATCGTGGAAATTCGACGTTTGAGGGAGAATCGTCAACGATGGGTGATTTCGGTGGGCTTGATGATTTGATGACAGAGAATCCCAAAGTCGTTCAAGGAATGGTTGATATTTATACCGAGTGGATGAAACTCGGAATCGATGGATTCCGTATTGACACGGTCAAGCACGTGAATTTCGAATTCTGGAAAGAATTCACGGAAAAAATCGCAAAAGTCGGCGGCGAGAAATTCTTTTCTTTCGGTGAGGTTTATGAAACTCAGCCAGCAACTCTTGCCGCGTATCCGCGCAAAACCGCAATGAATTCTGTCCTCGACTTTGCTTTCCAAGCTGCCGTGACGTCGTGGGCAAAGGGAGGGCCGGCGTCGCGCCTATCGAGCCTTTTTCAGGATGACGCGCTCTACACTACTGCGCATTCTTCAGCGGGCGACTTGCCGACTTTCTTGGGAAATCACGATATGGGCCGAGCTGCCCAGATGGTGGGGCAGGATCCGAAGGCCTTTAATCTTGCCTATACGCTGATGTTCTTAACGCGTGGCCAGCCGGTGGTCTATTACGGAGATGAGCAGGGCTTCGTCGGCGCAGGGAAAGACAAAGTTGCCCGCCAGCCTCTCTTTGCAACGCAGGTGGAGGGTTATCGCTCTCAAAAGTTACTTGACGGATCCGACTTCGGCGCTGGCGCCCACATGTCCACTGGCACTGCGCAGTACAAGCTGATCTCAACGTTGGGCCAGCTGCGGCGCGAGAATCCTGCTCTTTCCGACGGGGCTCAGTTCGAACAGCTCGACGACGCAGGTGTGTACGCATTTTCGCGGCTTGATCCACGTGAGGGGATCGAATACCTCGTTATTGTTAACAATGCTGAGGCGACCTCGGTGACCGTTCCGACTTTGACCAGTGGTGAGTTTAGTCGGGTATGGGCGCTCGGTGACGCGCCCGCGTCGGTGAATGCCTCTGACAAAGGCGCAGACGTGAAAGTTCCCGAAAAGGGAGCAGTTGTGTACAAAGCTCAAGCTAAAGTCCCCGTCGCCACTGGTGCGCCGGTATTGACGACTGCCGACGACGGAAAGACGGTGACGCTGAAGGCAACGCTCAAAGGCGGGGTGGCACCGGTGTCATTTGCGTGGCGCGCTGTCGGCACAGATCAATGGCATTCGCTCGGATCCGCTTACACGCCAGGAGCAACCGTGATTCACGATATCAGTGACGAAAAAGAGAATTTGGTGGTCGAGTATCGGGCGACGAATGGAACGGACGGGACATCGGTGATCCATATTCTCGGTGGCCCGGATCAGCAGTAG
- the pgi gene encoding glucose-6-phosphate isomerase yields the protein MDVTATQAWSRLGQLRDGLNVNFREWFANDPQRGEKLVFTAGDLYVDLTKSYLTDEIVDALLQLAEEVDVDGKREAMYRGDVINVTEGRSVLHTALRRPREDSLIVGGRDVVADVHEVLDRIDAFAKKVRSGEWVGITGKPIKTVVNIGIGGSDLGPVMAYEALRPYVKPGVEVRFVSNIDPTDIGETVSDLDPQTTLFIVASKTFTTLETLTNARQARTWLLESLKARGIDADGAVAKHFVAVSTNLEKVAEFGIDPDNAFGFWDWVGGRYSVDSAVGTSLAVAIGPENFRNFLAGFHMMDVHFAKAPARRNVPLLMGLLNVFYTNFMGAPTHAVLPYSQYMHRFPAYLQQLTMESNGKRVKADGSEVTTTTGEVFWGEPGTNGQHAFYQLIHQGTQLIPADFIAFANPTFALKDGESDQHELFLGNFFAQTKALAFGKTAEEVRAEGTAEEIVSARVFPGNKPSASIMAPALTPSVLGQLIALYEHITFVEGVVWGIDSFDQWGVELGKAMAKQLAGAVAGDEEAIKAQDLSTRGLIEYYRMHRR from the coding sequence TTGGACGTTACCGCAACCCAAGCATGGAGCCGCCTTGGGCAGCTCCGCGATGGCCTCAATGTGAACTTCCGTGAGTGGTTCGCAAACGATCCGCAGCGCGGCGAAAAGCTTGTCTTCACTGCTGGCGATTTATATGTGGATCTGACTAAGAGCTACCTCACCGATGAGATCGTTGATGCTCTTCTTCAGCTCGCTGAAGAAGTCGATGTTGATGGCAAGCGTGAGGCGATGTATCGCGGTGACGTGATCAACGTGACGGAAGGGCGTTCGGTTCTTCATACTGCACTTCGTCGCCCCCGTGAAGACTCGCTGATAGTCGGTGGCCGCGATGTTGTCGCAGATGTCCATGAGGTTCTTGATCGCATCGATGCGTTCGCGAAGAAGGTTCGCTCCGGTGAGTGGGTCGGTATCACAGGTAAGCCAATCAAAACTGTTGTCAATATTGGCATTGGCGGATCTGATCTCGGCCCAGTGATGGCTTACGAGGCGCTGCGCCCATATGTCAAGCCTGGTGTGGAAGTGCGTTTTGTTTCCAACATCGATCCAACAGATATCGGTGAGACGGTGTCGGATCTGGATCCGCAAACAACGCTGTTTATCGTGGCGTCGAAGACCTTCACCACGTTGGAAACGCTGACCAATGCCCGTCAGGCTCGTACCTGGTTGCTTGAGAGTCTCAAGGCTCGCGGCATCGACGCTGACGGTGCGGTTGCAAAGCACTTCGTCGCTGTGTCAACGAACTTGGAGAAAGTTGCTGAGTTCGGCATCGATCCGGACAACGCGTTCGGCTTCTGGGATTGGGTCGGCGGTCGCTATTCGGTCGATTCTGCGGTGGGAACCTCCCTTGCGGTTGCAATCGGGCCGGAGAACTTCCGTAATTTCCTTGCTGGTTTCCACATGATGGATGTTCACTTCGCAAAGGCTCCGGCTCGTCGTAATGTCCCGCTGCTCATGGGCCTGCTTAACGTTTTCTACACCAACTTCATGGGTGCGCCCACCCACGCTGTCCTTCCGTACTCACAGTACATGCATCGTTTCCCTGCATATCTTCAACAGCTGACGATGGAATCGAACGGTAAGCGTGTTAAGGCTGATGGTAGCGAAGTAACCACGACTACGGGCGAGGTTTTCTGGGGCGAGCCGGGCACCAACGGTCAGCACGCTTTCTACCAGCTTATTCATCAAGGTACACAGCTTATCCCAGCTGATTTCATTGCTTTCGCTAATCCAACCTTCGCACTGAAGGACGGCGAGAGTGATCAACATGAGCTGTTCTTGGGTAACTTCTTCGCTCAGACGAAGGCTCTTGCATTTGGCAAGACCGCCGAAGAAGTTCGCGCTGAAGGTACAGCTGAAGAAATCGTTTCGGCTCGTGTGTTCCCGGGTAACAAGCCGTCGGCTTCAATCATGGCTCCTGCGCTCACGCCGTCAGTGCTCGGCCAGCTCATTGCCCTGTATGAACACATCACTTTTGTGGAAGGTGTTGTGTGGGGAATCGATTCATTCGACCAGTGGGGCGTTGAACTCGGCAAGGCGATGGCCAAGCAACTCGCTGGCGCAGTAGCTGGTGATGAAGAAGCCATCAAGGCTCAAGATCTCTCTACGCGTGGACTGATCGAGTACTACCGTATGCATCGCCGCTGA
- a CDS encoding 6-phosphofructokinase — MSDIKIGFLTSGGDAQGMNAVVRAIIRTAHSAGATAYAIHEGWKGAIAGGDYIRPTTWNDASGILPRGGTAIGTARSDEFRTREGRKRAVANFVEHGIDRLVIVGGDGTLTGADTLRAEWPSLLEELADAGEITREQATAHSKLHIAGVVGSIDNDLVGTDMTVGADSALTRIMEALDAIASTAASHQRTFIIEVMGRHCGYLALMSAIVGGSDYVFIPENPPEAGWESAMCDKLRQGRASGRRDSIIILAEGAIDRSGQPITATQIAQAVKDGLGEDARITNLGHVQRGGTPSAYDRWMSTVLGYTATLDMVNATDNDEPTIIGTQRNRIIRLPMMDAIASTRKVKDYMASGEWEKAIESRGRGYGQMITLFETLSAPSAPTVNGERKRVGILHSGGLAPGMNPAARAAVKLGLSRGWEMVGIEGGFPGLLAGSFRSLEWADVEGWATEPGAALGTRRTIPEPDEYYALGRAIENAKLDALVMIGGFKGYKAIYNMVLERTHYPAFNIPMICVPSSIDNNLPGSELSIGADTALNVNAETIDAIKASASASQRAFVVETMGRQCGYLALMSAITTGAEQVYLAEQGITLARLADDAARMVRSFSEGRHLYLSIRNESASEYYTTDFLRRTFEEEGGGLFDVRSHIIGHTQQGGRPSPFDRTLAVRLVDRALAVLDEQLQQGKTGAFHVGHLDGQMTALPVAHMPELIDMDSRLPYEQWWMGLTCIAAAMADAHYDQPLTNLSVVLHDA; from the coding sequence ATGAGTGATATCAAAATTGGCTTTCTCACCTCTGGCGGTGATGCCCAGGGGATGAACGCCGTTGTCCGTGCTATTATCCGCACAGCCCACAGCGCAGGTGCCACCGCCTACGCCATTCATGAAGGCTGGAAGGGCGCAATTGCAGGCGGCGATTATATCCGCCCGACAACGTGGAACGATGCCTCCGGGATCCTCCCTCGAGGAGGCACAGCAATTGGCACTGCACGAAGCGACGAGTTCCGCACCCGCGAGGGTCGCAAACGAGCGGTGGCAAACTTTGTTGAGCACGGAATCGATCGCCTCGTCATCGTCGGCGGAGACGGCACACTGACAGGCGCCGACACGCTCCGAGCTGAATGGCCATCGCTTTTGGAAGAACTTGCCGACGCCGGCGAGATCACTCGCGAACAAGCGACAGCTCACTCCAAGCTCCATATCGCGGGCGTTGTCGGTTCCATTGATAACGATCTTGTCGGCACTGATATGACGGTCGGCGCCGATTCGGCCCTGACGCGAATTATGGAGGCCTTGGACGCTATCGCCTCCACCGCTGCGTCGCATCAGCGAACGTTCATTATCGAAGTGATGGGACGCCACTGCGGCTACCTGGCACTGATGAGCGCGATCGTGGGAGGGTCAGATTACGTCTTTATCCCAGAAAATCCCCCAGAGGCCGGATGGGAATCGGCCATGTGTGACAAACTCCGCCAAGGCCGCGCCTCGGGACGCCGCGATTCGATCATCATTTTGGCTGAAGGAGCAATCGATCGCTCGGGTCAGCCGATCACTGCCACCCAGATCGCGCAGGCAGTCAAGGATGGCCTCGGTGAGGATGCACGTATCACGAACCTCGGTCATGTCCAGCGCGGTGGCACACCGTCCGCCTATGATCGCTGGATGTCCACTGTGCTGGGTTACACCGCCACTCTCGACATGGTCAATGCCACTGATAACGATGAACCAACGATTATCGGCACTCAGCGCAACCGTATTATTCGACTCCCCATGATGGATGCAATCGCCTCAACACGTAAGGTGAAGGACTACATGGCCTCGGGCGAGTGGGAGAAAGCCATCGAATCACGTGGACGCGGATACGGGCAGATGATCACTCTCTTTGAAACTCTCTCCGCACCCTCCGCCCCGACGGTCAACGGCGAACGCAAGCGCGTGGGTATCCTTCACTCGGGTGGCCTCGCTCCGGGCATGAATCCCGCCGCTCGAGCAGCCGTCAAACTTGGGCTATCTCGCGGTTGGGAGATGGTGGGCATCGAGGGAGGTTTCCCTGGGCTGCTCGCTGGCTCTTTCCGCTCACTTGAGTGGGCCGACGTCGAAGGATGGGCAACTGAGCCGGGTGCGGCACTTGGAACACGACGCACTATCCCCGAACCAGATGAATACTATGCATTGGGGCGGGCAATCGAAAATGCCAAGCTTGATGCACTTGTTATGATCGGTGGGTTCAAAGGATACAAGGCCATTTACAACATGGTCTTAGAACGTACCCACTACCCCGCATTCAATATTCCGATGATTTGTGTCCCGTCGTCTATCGACAACAATCTCCCCGGATCAGAATTGTCCATCGGAGCGGACACGGCACTCAATGTGAACGCAGAAACAATCGACGCCATTAAAGCTTCGGCTTCGGCTTCGCAACGTGCCTTCGTGGTCGAAACGATGGGACGCCAATGTGGCTACCTTGCTTTAATGAGTGCCATTACCACAGGTGCCGAGCAGGTGTATTTGGCAGAACAAGGAATCACGCTTGCCCGCCTCGCCGACGACGCAGCGCGGATGGTGCGCTCATTCAGCGAGGGACGCCACCTATACCTGTCGATCAGGAATGAGTCGGCCTCGGAGTATTACACCACTGATTTCCTTCGCCGGACGTTCGAGGAAGAAGGCGGCGGTCTCTTCGACGTCCGCTCCCATATCATCGGGCATACGCAACAAGGTGGACGTCCTTCACCGTTTGATCGTACGTTGGCAGTTCGCCTCGTCGATCGTGCTTTGGCGGTTCTGGACGAGCAGCTTCAGCAAGGAAAAACTGGCGCTTTCCACGTCGGGCATCTTGATGGACAGATGACTGCGCTGCCCGTTGCCCATATGCCTGAGCTGATCGATATGGACTCACGATTGCCTTACGAGCAGTGGTGGATGGGGCTAACCTGCATTGCCGCTGCGATGGCAGACGCCCACTATGACCAACCGTTGACGAACCTCTCGGTCGTCCTCCACGACGCATAA